A region of the Streptomyces sp. NBC_00442 genome:
GTCAGCCCGGACGAGGGGTGCACCCCCGGATACTTCTGTATCTACACGGGCGCCAACTACACCGGAACCATGTTCCGCATGTACCACTGCGCCGAATACAACCTCAACTACTGGAACGGCGTCGGCTCCTGGATCAATGACAACACCGGCGGGGCACACGCCCTGATCCAGGACCGGAACTACACGACGCTGGTCAACACCGACCCGACCACCAACTGGTACAACGGCAGCTACAACTTCTCGTCCGCGTGGCACGTCAAGGCGTGCTGACGCGTCGCGGCCCCCGGAGCACCGGCCCCCGGCGAGCCGCCGCCCGCCGCCCGTGGAGAGACCCGCGGGCGGCGGGACGTACGACATGGCGCCGCGCCCCCTCCGACTGACTGCTCAGGCGCCGAGCGCCAGGTGTCAGGTGTCAGGTGTCAGGGTGCCGGGTGTCAGGGCCCCGGGTGTCAGACGTTGACGCCGAAGTCCGAGGCGATCCCGGCGAGTCCGGAGGCGTACCCCTGACCGACGGCGCGGAACTTCCACTCCGTGCCGTGGCGGTAGAGCTCACCGAAGACCATGGCGGTCTCGGTCGAGGCGTCCTCGCTGAGGTCGTAGCGGGCCAGCTCGGCGCCGCCCGCCTGGTTGATCACGCGGATGTAGGCATTGCGTACCTGGCCGAAGCTCTGGCCACGGGACTGCGCGTCGTGGATGGACACCGGGAAGACGATCTTCGCGACGGGCGCGGGAACCGATGTCAGGTCGATGTTGATCGTCTCGTCGTCGCCCTCGCCCTCACCGGTGAGGTTGTCGCCGGTGTGCTGGACCGAACCGTCGGGGCTGGTCAGGTTGTTGTAGAAGACGAAGTGGCTGTCGGAGAGCACCTTGCCGCTCTCGTTGCACAACAGCGCGCTGGCATCGAGGTCGTGGTCCGTGCCGGTGGTCGTCCGCACGTCCCAGCCGAGGCCGACGGTGACGGCGGTCAGGCCTGGGGCTTCCTTGCTGAGCGAGACATTTCCGCCCTTGGCGAGGCTCACGCCCATGTTGTTCCTCCGTGGTTGTGCCGGATGCGTCCTCGAATGAGAACGCCCGGCACGGCGCTACGGTTCCATGGTTGCGCAATCCCTGAACTGTGGGTGTGGCCGCCGCACCCAGCGTCCAGGGCCGGCCCGGCCCGACGGGCCCGGTCCTCAGGAGGCGGGTCCGGCCGGCGGGGCCCCCGAGGTCGCGGCCTCGTACAGGTCCTGGATGGCGGTGCCGAAGTACGCGCTGTAGGAGACCTGAGGGGTATTGCCCCCGGTGTGGTAGCCGCCGATCACCCCGACCACGGCCCAGCCGTCCGTCCACGGCACCAGCATGGGCCCGCCGCTCGTGCCGCCCACGAAGCCGTCACAGGCGATGCGCGAGAAGGTGCCCGGGTCGGCTTCGTCGTCGCTGACCCACCGGGTGGTCCGGCTCACACACTCCAGCGGCTTCTGCGCGTTGCCGGGGTAGCCGATCATCCGCACCGGGGTGTGGGAGTACCCGGACCCGGTGAGCAACTCGACCGAGCCGACCGCATCCTGGAGCCGCTTCCCGTCCTCGTTGGGCTCGGTGACCGCGAACCCGAAGTCATAGGCGGCGCCCGCGTGTTCGCCCCGGTCGTAGTACTCCTGGGAGACGTACACACCGTTGTCCTTGACGGGGAAGATCCCGAACGGCTTGAGGCCGTCGTGGTACTGCGGCACAAAGCCCAGGTGGTGCAGCGGCGAGGTGCCGGCGTACCCCTTGAGGCAGTGTCCCGCGCTCAGCACCAGATCGTGGCCGGGACTGCGCACCACCGAGCCGCTGCAGGTGCGCCCGGTACCGGAGGCGTCGGTCCAGAAGAACGTGCCGGCCTCGGGGATGCCGTCGAAGCTCCTGCTCGGCGGGATGACTTCGCCGGGCCGGGGCCCGTCCACGGAGGGCGGGGCGGTGCGGGCCCCCGGTGCCCCGTTCGTGTCGCCGGCGTCGGGCCGCGCGGCCGCCATGCGCGCGGCGCTCCAGTAGTCACCCAGGCGCGCCGCCTCGCGGTTCGGCCCGCCCGCGGAGGCTGCGGAGGCCGGGAAGCCCGCGGAGGTCGAAGGGGTCGGGGAGCCCGGGGACGCCAGGGGCGCGCCGGGAGCCGGGGACGCCGCGAGCGCCGTGGAGCCGAGCCCGGCCGAGACCAGCAGGGCGGCCGCCGTCACGGCGGCGTGTCGGATGATCCTGACCTTGCGCACCATCGATTCCCCTCTGCCTGGACCCATGTGACGATTCACCATACGGCGACGCGGTGATGGGCAGAAGCGTCCGAAGTCACCCGGGCGCGGCGCCGCGGTGACCGGACGACAGGGCGTGTGCCGGGCCGTCGCGACGGTGTCCCGCGCGCTTCCCGCATCGTCCCCGCATCATCCTTGCCGCGCCCGCGTGTACGCGGCCGGAGCAGCGGCGATAGGCGGATCGCTATGGCCGCGTTTCCCGGTCGCCTCTTGGACGCGGCGTCGCGCGCCTGTTCTGCTGGAGGCATGCGAGACAACACGACACGCCTTGCTTCCCTGCGCCACGCCCGCACCAAGGGCCCCGCGGTGCTGCTCGCCCTCATGGCGTTCACCACCACCGCCGCCTCGACCGCGCAGGCGGCCGAAGCCCGAGAAGCGGCGCCTGACCACACCCGCTCGGTACAAGCGCCACATGGTGTGCCCGGCACACATGTGGCCGACGAACTACGGCAGTTGGAGGCGACCCAGCATGTGCGGATCGGCGCCTTCGCCCTGGACACCGGTACGGGGCGGACCGTCTCCTACCGGGGCGGCGAGAGCTTCCCCTCACTGTCCACGTTCAAGGCGTTGGTTTGCGCCGCGGTTCTCGACCGGGCGCGGCACACGGAACCGGGGCTCATGGACAAGGTGGTCCACTGGACGAAGGCCGACGAGGTCGCCAACTCTCCCCTCACCAAGGGCAACGGGGAGAAGGGCATGACGGTCGCCGAGCTCTGCCGTGCGGCCATCACCCGGAGCGACAACACCGCGGGCAACCTGCTGCTCCACCAGGTCGGCGGTCCCGCGGGCCTGACCCGCTACTACCGTTCCCTCGGCGACCCGGTCTCCCGACTGGACCGCTGGGAACCGGAGTTGAACGACTGGCGGCCCGGCGAGCGACGGGACACCACCACGCCCGCGGCGGTGGGACGGGACCTCGCCAAGACCTCCCTCGGCTGCGCTCTGGTGCCGCAGGACCGGGACCGCCTGAACACGTGGCTCCGCGCCACCTCCACGGGCGACGCCCGCATCCGCGCCGGTGTTCCCAAGGACTGGACCGTCGGCGACAAGACCGGTACCAGTGACGCCTACGGGTCCGCGAACGACATCGCGGTCGCCTGGCCCCGCTCCGGTCGTCCGGTGATCATCGCGATCTACACCAACCACACGACCGCCGACGCGGCCACGGACGACGCGGTGGTCAAGAACGCCGCGACGGCGCTGGTGGACGGGTTGGGACTGTCGGCCAGCTGACGGCTCAACCGCCGGGTGGGCGGTCCGCTTGGGCGGCGGCCTCCCACACGGCACGGGCCAGCACTGTGGGTGCGAGGGTGGCGTCCACCGTCAGGTCGCAGGAATGGCGCAGCGGCTCGACGTGCCGGGCGTGGGCGTCCCGACGGTGGTCGAGGTAGTTCCGGAGGAGCACGTCGAGGGGGAACCCCTCGCGCAGACATTTGCGCGCGATCTTGCGTGCCAGCCGGAGATCGGCCGGCAGATCGACGAACACATCGAGGCGGGCATGCCGCGTTCTAGGGGCTACGTGGTGGGCAAACATGCCGTCGACGACCACGTGGGTGGCGTCGCCCAGGGCAGTGCCGGTGTCGCGGCTCAGGCGGTCCATGTCCATCGAGCGGGGATCTCCCACGTCCAGGCGCGGGACTCCCATTGCGTCGCGGGTCCACACGCCTCGCTCCGGGGTGCGCACGTAGTAGTCGTCGCCGTGCAGGACCCGTACGGGCCCCTCGGGTGCTTCGGCCAGCAGCGCCGCGGCCAGCGTCGTCTTGCCGGCGCCCGCCCCGCCGGTCAACGTCAACAGCATCCGGTTCCCCCGTTCGCGGCGAGATCCGATGATCGCACGGTCCTGCGCGCTCCGGCGCGTCCTGGCGTGCCGCCGGCGCGCGGTTCTGCCATGGTCGGCCTGTACGTCGTCGCGCGCAGGAAGTGAGAGCAGGACATGGAGAAGTTTTCCCTGGAAGCCATCGCCCGAGCTCAGCTGAGGGCCGCCCGGGAGTCGGGAGCGGGGCGCAGCGCGTCCACCGTGATCGGCGGGCACGAACGCGTACTGCGTCAGACGGTCATCGCCCTGACCGCGGGGCACTCGCTGAGCGAACACGCGCTCGGAGGTGAGGCGACGCTCCTGGTGTGGTCGGGCCGGGTCAGGCTCGCCTCGGGTACGGACACCTGGGAGGGGCGCGACGGCGACCTTCTGGCCGTGCCGGGCACGGCGCACACCGTGGAGGCGCTGGAGGACTCGGCGTTCGTACTGACCGTCGCCATGACATGAGACGGCCCCATGACATGAGACGGCCCCATGTCGTGAGACGGCCCCATGACGTGTGACGGCCTCATGACGTGTATCGGCCCCTGAGGTGAGACGGTCCACTGTCGTCCGGCCGGGCCCGGCGTGAGCGAGTCCCTCGGCGGTGGGGGCGTGTGCTGTGCCCGAGCGGTCAGCGAGTGGCCGTCACGGACAGCTGGTAGTGGCGGTTGAGCTGACAGCCGAGGGCCTCGTAGCTGTTCACCTTGGTGGCGGGGCCGGTCTTCAGAAGCCGGTACTTGCACGCCTTCTTGATGTGGTTCCCCTGGATCCCGCCGGGAAGCCGATCTCCTGTGTTCCACAGGTAGGGCGACCTGCACCCGTTGACGCGGGCCGTCGCGTTCACGTCGATGCCGCCCGGGGCCTCGATCTCGTACATCCACCCCGTCCTCGTCGCACCGTAAGTGGCGAACTTCTGTGCCACCCACTGCGCACAACTAGTGCTGACGTGCGCGGTGTTCTGGCCGCCGCCCTTGACGATGTACTCGGCGAGCGGGGTGACTTCTCGCCCCGTGGGGTGAATCCGTCCTCGAAGAGCTGCCGCACGGTGTCACGGGTGTCGCCCCGCCGGAGTGTGTTGGTGTCGTCGCGCCACTGCCAGTGCTCGGCCGTCGCGGCCTGCCGGATGGCCGGAGCGATCAGGAGCGCGGTGGTGGTGCGGTACCAGCCCGAGGAGCGGAACCGGCCCACCGGCCCACCGGCCCGCAGGGACCCGTATCCGGCGACGAGGCCGTCGATGACGGCGCGTGCCGACCCGTCCCGCCGACGGGGGCGGCGACCGCCGGTGAGGTGACGGGAAATCAGTCATATCGGCCCGCCCCTTGCCCGACGTCGGCTGCGTCCTCTGCCCGATCCGTGGCACCGTCCCATGCCCAAGCGGCGACACGCCCCCTGCGCAGGCGATGCCCAGGCGGCGACACCGCCCCCTGCGCAGGCGATGCCCAGGCGGGGAGACCGTGCCATCCGGAGCGGCGTCAAAGCCCCTGCCCCAGGCGCGCGTTCGCCGTCGGCGTGACCGGCCGTGGGTCGTGGCGCGGTGGGGAAGGGTACGAGGATGACCTTGGCGATAGCTCACCTCAGCGATCCGCACATCACGGCAGGCGCACTGGCCGGGGGCCCGGCCGCATCGCTGAGCCGTGCGCTGGGCCGCGTCCTCGCACTCGACCCGCAACCGGACGCCGTGGTCATCACGGGTGATCTCGTCGACCGTGGCCGGATCGAGGAGTACGCGGTCCTGCGTGAAATCCTCTCCGGATTCCCCCTGCCGCTGCATCTGGTCGTCGGCAACCACGACGACCCCGAAACGGTGCGGGCCGTGTTCGGCGGCACCACGTTCCTCGGCGGCGCTCAGGAAACGCACTACGCCGTGGAGCATCCCGAGTTCACTCTTGTC
Encoded here:
- a CDS encoding peptidase inhibitor family I36 protein, whose translation is MAIRKATRAALGIGAMTLCLAAATSGVAFAGPGNNNGATVTGVTGVSPDEGCTPGYFCIYTGANYTGTMFRMYHCAEYNLNYWNGVGSWINDNTGGAHALIQDRNYTTLVNTDPTTNWYNGSYNFSSAWHVKAC
- a CDS encoding TerD family protein — encoded protein: MGVSLAKGGNVSLSKEAPGLTAVTVGLGWDVRTTTGTDHDLDASALLCNESGKVLSDSHFVFYNNLTSPDGSVQHTGDNLTGEGEGDDETINIDLTSVPAPVAKIVFPVSIHDAQSRGQSFGQVRNAYIRVINQAGGAELARYDLSEDASTETAMVFGELYRHGTEWKFRAVGQGYASGLAGIASDFGVNV
- a CDS encoding trypsin-like serine peptidase — its product is MVRKVRIIRHAAVTAAALLVSAGLGSTALAASPAPGAPLASPGSPTPSTSAGFPASAASAGGPNREAARLGDYWSAARMAAARPDAGDTNGAPGARTAPPSVDGPRPGEVIPPSRSFDGIPEAGTFFWTDASGTGRTCSGSVVRSPGHDLVLSAGHCLKGYAGTSPLHHLGFVPQYHDGLKPFGIFPVKDNGVYVSQEYYDRGEHAGAAYDFGFAVTEPNEDGKRLQDAVGSVELLTGSGYSHTPVRMIGYPGNAQKPLECVSRTTRWVSDDEADPGTFSRIACDGFVGGTSGGPMLVPWTDGWAVVGVIGGYHTGGNTPQVSYSAYFGTAIQDLYEAATSGAPPAGPAS
- the bla gene encoding class A beta-lactamase gives rise to the protein MRDNTTRLASLRHARTKGPAVLLALMAFTTTAASTAQAAEAREAAPDHTRSVQAPHGVPGTHVADELRQLEATQHVRIGAFALDTGTGRTVSYRGGESFPSLSTFKALVCAAVLDRARHTEPGLMDKVVHWTKADEVANSPLTKGNGEKGMTVAELCRAAITRSDNTAGNLLLHQVGGPAGLTRYYRSLGDPVSRLDRWEPELNDWRPGERRDTTTPAAVGRDLAKTSLGCALVPQDRDRLNTWLRATSTGDARIRAGVPKDWTVGDKTGTSDAYGSANDIAVAWPRSGRPVIIAIYTNHTTADAATDDAVVKNAATALVDGLGLSAS
- a CDS encoding uridine kinase family protein, whose amino-acid sequence is MLLTLTGGAGAGKTTLAAALLAEAPEGPVRVLHGDDYYVRTPERGVWTRDAMGVPRLDVGDPRSMDMDRLSRDTGTALGDATHVVVDGMFAHHVAPRTRHARLDVFVDLPADLRLARKIARKCLREGFPLDVLLRNYLDHRRDAHARHVEPLRHSCDLTVDATLAPTVLARAVWEAAAQADRPPGG
- a CDS encoding LuxR family transcriptional regulator encodes the protein MEKFSLEAIARAQLRAARESGAGRSASTVIGGHERVLRQTVIALTAGHSLSEHALGGEATLLVWSGRVRLASGTDTWEGRDGDLLAVPGTAHTVEALEDSAFVLTVAMT
- a CDS encoding scabin-related ADP-ribosyltransferase — protein: MHPTGREVTPLAEYIVKGGGQNTAHVSTSCAQWVAQKFATYGATRTGWMYEIEAPGGIDVNATARVNGCRSPYLWNTGDRLPGGIQGNHIKKACKYRLLKTGPATKVNSYEALGCQLNRHYQLSVTATR